One window from the genome of Mucilaginibacter ginsenosidivorans encodes:
- a CDS encoding acylphosphatase, which yields MKHFDITVAGHVQGVFYRASTKAVADQLGVKGFVRNEPDGSVFIEAEGDAVSLSMFLDWCKEGPEHAEVISVRSDEGELKNYRNFEVLRKSR from the coding sequence ATAAAACATTTCGATATCACCGTCGCCGGTCATGTACAGGGCGTTTTTTACCGTGCGTCGACCAAGGCGGTTGCCGACCAGCTTGGCGTAAAGGGTTTTGTTAGGAACGAGCCGGATGGCAGTGTGTTTATTGAGGCTGAGGGAGATGCGGTATCATTGAGCATGTTTTTGGATTGGTGCAAAGAAGGGCCGGAACATGCCGAAGTAATTTCTGTTCGATCGGATGAAGGCGAATTAAAAAACTATCGTAATTTTGAAGTGTTGCGAAAAAGCCGGTAA
- a CDS encoding amidohydrolase family protein, with protein sequence MKIFRADYVFPVCADPIKNGVITVDDEGRIISVSNSHDAKDKSVEYLKGIICPGFVNTHCHLELSHLKDKIAPREGLINFIKNIQSVRNADVSVIADAAEKADKEMYDNGIVAVGDICNSNITIPVKAKSKIYYHSFSEVFSFQPARAQEVFDKALALSNEFKPGSSSITPHSPYSVSKELYRLIKQYCETGTNLLSIHNQESDEENKFFRYRLGGFLDLYDHFGIDISHFKSQARNSLQSIIPLLTNKQEVLLVHNTCTNLKDIYFIKRFDTKVHFCFCPGANLYIEDKLPKVELFIDQGFNITLGTDSLASNTKLCILNEMRLLQEKFPVLTTERLVQWATLNGAKYLGIVDEKGTIEEGKMPGLNLITGLDNLRITSATKVRRLI encoded by the coding sequence ATGAAAATTTTTAGAGCCGATTACGTTTTTCCAGTTTGTGCCGATCCAATAAAAAACGGGGTAATTACCGTCGATGACGAGGGCAGGATCATTTCCGTTTCAAACAGCCATGATGCAAAGGATAAATCCGTTGAATATTTAAAGGGTATTATCTGCCCCGGATTTGTCAATACGCACTGTCATCTTGAGCTTTCTCACCTGAAAGACAAAATCGCCCCGCGCGAGGGTTTGATCAATTTTATCAAGAACATCCAGTCGGTGCGAAACGCTGATGTCAGTGTGATAGCCGATGCTGCTGAAAAAGCAGATAAAGAAATGTATGACAACGGGATAGTAGCCGTAGGCGATATCTGTAACAGTAATATTACAATACCGGTAAAAGCGAAAAGCAAGATATATTACCATTCCTTTTCGGAGGTGTTTAGCTTCCAACCCGCGCGGGCGCAGGAGGTTTTTGACAAGGCACTTGCGCTTTCGAACGAGTTTAAGCCTGGCTCCAGTTCAATAACTCCGCATTCGCCGTATTCGGTTTCAAAGGAACTGTACAGGTTAATAAAACAGTATTGCGAAACAGGCACGAACCTGCTGAGTATACACAACCAGGAAAGCGACGAGGAGAACAAGTTCTTCCGTTACCGTTTAGGTGGTTTCCTTGACCTGTACGATCATTTCGGCATCGATATCAGTCATTTTAAATCACAGGCGCGCAATTCGCTGCAGTCTATCATCCCGCTGCTAACAAATAAGCAGGAAGTGTTGCTGGTTCACAACACCTGCACCAACCTGAAGGATATTTATTTCATTAAACGGTTCGATACCAAAGTTCATTTCTGTTTCTGCCCGGGGGCCAATCTTTACATTGAGGACAAGCTGCCCAAGGTGGAGCTTTTTATAGACCAGGGATTTAATATTACCCTCGGTACGGACAGCCTGGCATCGAATACCAAACTCTGCATTTTGAACGAGATGCGCCTTTTACAGGAAAAATTTCCCGTACTTACGACCGAAAGACTGGTCCAATGGGCTACCCTGAACGGCGCCAAATACCTGGGCATAGTCGACGAAAAAGGTACGATAGAAGAAGGCAAAATGCCGGGGCTTAACCTGATCACCGGTCTTGATAACCTCAGGATCACTTCGGCTACTAAAGTAAGGCGTTTGATTTAA